One window of the Rhipicephalus sanguineus isolate Rsan-2018 chromosome 2, BIME_Rsan_1.4, whole genome shotgun sequence genome contains the following:
- the LOC125757422 gene encoding uncharacterized protein LOC125757422 produces the protein MEKILFALNAIKLTQQTHTQCFSELIKKVDDAPLHSTDIPDLPLSTVEDLLRYDEELGAKSEARVAMKKHMAIQGGESTQQKTSRILKSMLSWNVAVQFSWFGAKGKKKKFSDLNICKLMCSSLTNDTSFRATLKDTEKAGMSWFRHAPERAAGERSAEADSA, from the exons ATGGAAAAAATTTTGTTTGCACTAAACGCCATAAAGCTGACTCAGCAGACACACACGCAGTGCTTCAGTGAACTAATCAAGAAAGTGGACGATGCACCTTTGCACTCAACGGACATTCCTGACTTGCCACTTTCAACTGTAGAGGACTTGTTGAGatatgatgaagagcttggagcCAAAAGTGAAGCAAGGGTTGCAATG AAAAAGCACATGGCCATACAAGGAGGTGAAAGCACGCAGCAAAAAACGTCCCGCATCCTCAAGAGCATGCTCTCTTGGAATGTTGCTGTACAGTTCAGCTGGTTTGGAGCtaaagggaagaagaagaagttcaGTGACCTGAACATCTGCAAGCTGATGTGTA GCAGCCTGACCAATGACACGTCCTTCAGGGCCACCTTGAAAGACACAGAAAAAGCTGGCATGTCATGGTTTCGACATGCTCCCGAGAGGGCGGCAGGAGAAAGGTCAGCAGAGGCTGACTCAGCGTGA